One window from the genome of Synechococcus sp. PROS-7-1 encodes:
- a CDS encoding helix-turn-helix transcriptional regulator encodes MTSGEGADAMNVSLSARELEIIELVAEGLTNQEIAERLTISKRTVDNHVSNVFTKTGSKNRVALLNWAMDHGKICRDGFNCCSLPEASDDAP; translated from the coding sequence ATGACCAGTGGCGAGGGAGCAGACGCAATGAATGTTTCCCTCTCCGCAAGGGAGCTTGAAATCATCGAACTCGTCGCAGAGGGACTGACGAACCAAGAAATTGCCGAGCGACTGACCATCAGCAAACGCACCGTTGATAATCACGTGAGCAATGTGTTCACAAAAACCGGATCAAAAAACCGCGTTGCCCTCCTCAACTGGGCGATGGATCACGGCAAGATCTGTCGTGATGGATTCAATTGCTGTTCGCTTCCGGAAGCATCCGACGACGCGCCCTGA
- a CDS encoding CYTH domain-containing protein: MPLEIERRFLVTGSGWRALAGAPQPLKQGYLAASKDGVTVRMRLRTDGEAWLTLKAPASGIARHEFEYSLPTTDAEALWDLAPHRLIKTRYSLALSGGEWVVDCFEGDNAPLVLAEVELETADAPMELPPWCGQEVTSDGRWSNAALAAAPISSWPEEVRCRYGIGTLQ, from the coding sequence ATGCCGCTCGAAATCGAACGACGTTTCCTGGTGACAGGATCCGGCTGGCGTGCCTTGGCTGGTGCCCCTCAGCCGCTGAAGCAGGGCTATCTGGCGGCGTCCAAGGATGGTGTCACCGTGCGGATGCGCTTGCGTACCGATGGCGAGGCTTGGCTAACGCTCAAGGCACCCGCGTCCGGAATTGCACGCCATGAGTTCGAATACTCCCTGCCAACCACCGATGCGGAGGCGCTCTGGGACCTCGCACCCCATCGCTTGATCAAGACCCGCTACTCCCTCGCTCTCTCAGGTGGTGAATGGGTTGTGGACTGCTTTGAGGGTGATAACGCGCCTCTTGTTCTTGCTGAGGTGGAGTTGGAAACTGCCGATGCACCCATGGAGCTTCCTCCTTGGTGCGGCCAGGAAGTCACAAGTGATGGTCGCTGGAGCAATGCGGCTCTGGCTGCCGCTCCAATTTCGTCATGGCCTGAAGAGGTCAGGTGTCGCTACGGCATCGGCACTCTTCAATGA
- a CDS encoding NAD(+) kinase — MQLQRVWLIYRADSPLALKEAKACASQLESLGVSVAIAMSGLMADPFPGLLASEPELPDLAVVLGGDGTVLGAARHLAVLDVPILCFNVGGHLGFLTHEPGLLHNDTLWTRILEDHFAMERRMMLQAVVHRADALTCPVSGMLPDDSSVEERHWALNDIYLRPYREDLAPTCTLELEIDGEVVDQVRGDGLILATPTGSTGYAMAAGGPILHPGIDAIIVSAICPMSLSSRPIVLPPRSRLVIWPLGDSHRQVKLWKDGAAGEVMAPGECCVIQRAPHHALMVQLEQNPSYYRTLSRKLHWAGSLVDSMPSPN; from the coding sequence ATGCAGCTGCAAAGGGTTTGGCTGATCTACAGAGCTGATAGTCCACTTGCTCTGAAGGAAGCAAAAGCGTGTGCATCCCAGTTGGAGTCACTGGGTGTATCCGTAGCGATCGCCATGAGTGGGCTCATGGCCGACCCCTTTCCGGGCCTCCTCGCCTCAGAGCCTGAGCTTCCCGACCTCGCTGTTGTGCTCGGTGGCGATGGCACTGTTCTTGGAGCCGCGAGACACCTGGCTGTGCTGGATGTTCCCATCCTCTGCTTCAACGTGGGTGGTCATCTGGGATTCCTGACCCATGAGCCCGGTCTGCTCCACAACGACACGCTCTGGACGCGGATTTTGGAGGATCATTTCGCCATGGAGCGGCGGATGATGCTTCAGGCCGTGGTCCATCGGGCCGATGCCTTGACTTGCCCGGTCTCTGGAATGCTCCCGGACGATTCGTCCGTGGAGGAAAGGCACTGGGCTCTCAACGACATCTATCTGCGCCCCTATCGCGAGGATCTCGCCCCAACCTGCACGTTGGAACTGGAGATCGATGGAGAGGTGGTGGATCAGGTGAGGGGTGATGGATTGATCCTGGCCACACCCACTGGGTCCACCGGATATGCCATGGCTGCTGGTGGACCCATCCTTCACCCTGGCATTGACGCCATCATTGTTAGTGCAATTTGTCCGATGAGTCTGTCGAGTCGGCCGATTGTGCTGCCCCCGCGGTCGCGTCTTGTGATCTGGCCTCTCGGAGATTCTCACCGCCAGGTGAAGCTCTGGAAGGATGGCGCCGCCGGCGAAGTGATGGCACCGGGTGAATGCTGCGTGATACAGCGGGCTCCCCATCACGCCCTGATGGTGCAGCTGGAGCAGAATCCTTCGTACTACCGAACCCTGTCTCGCAAACTGCATTGGGCGGGCAGTTTGGTCGACAGCATGCCATCGCCGAACTGA
- the nuoK gene encoding NADH-quinone oxidoreductase subunit NuoK yields the protein MASELLSGSVPLEAYLLVAAVLFCTGVWGLINSRNAVRVLMSIELMLNAVNINLMAFSSYVDGQLIRGQVFSVFVITVAAAEAAVGLAILLSLYRNRVTVDMERFNLLRW from the coding sequence ATGGCTTCTGAGCTGCTTTCCGGTTCTGTTCCTCTCGAGGCGTATCTCCTTGTTGCTGCAGTGCTGTTCTGCACAGGAGTTTGGGGCCTGATCAACAGTCGTAATGCTGTGCGCGTGCTCATGAGTATCGAGTTGATGCTCAATGCGGTGAACATCAACCTCATGGCGTTCTCCTCTTACGTGGATGGACAGCTGATTCGAGGACAGGTGTTTTCGGTTTTTGTGATCACCGTGGCTGCGGCCGAGGCAGCAGTCGGTTTGGCGATTCTTTTGTCGCTCTATCGCAATCGCGTCACAGTGGACATGGAACGTTTCAACCTTCTGCGCTGGTAG
- a CDS encoding NADH-quinone oxidoreductase subunit J, with amino-acid sequence MTIAASTQLISFLVLSAVIILGALGVVLLSNIVYSAFLLGGVFLAVAGLYLLLNASFVAAAQVLVYVGAVNVLILFAIMLVNKREDLAPIPGIAVRRLLSGGVCAGLFVLLTRVVLTTPWAEGPEPIGEGATIRIGEHLFTDYLLPFELASVLLLMAMIGAIVLARRDVQAVDPGTGEAVDQGLIEKARTPLLVDQPPA; translated from the coding sequence ATGACGATCGCAGCGTCGACGCAGCTGATCAGCTTTCTTGTTCTCAGCGCAGTCATCATCCTGGGAGCCCTTGGTGTTGTGCTCCTCAGCAACATTGTTTATTCGGCCTTCCTGCTAGGTGGCGTTTTTCTTGCTGTCGCCGGCCTCTACCTGCTGCTGAATGCGAGCTTCGTCGCTGCCGCCCAGGTGTTGGTGTACGTCGGGGCTGTCAATGTTCTGATCCTGTTTGCGATCATGCTGGTCAACAAGCGCGAAGACCTGGCACCGATTCCTGGGATTGCGGTAAGACGTCTTCTCTCTGGTGGTGTCTGTGCAGGCTTGTTTGTTCTTCTCACCCGAGTGGTTCTCACCACCCCTTGGGCTGAAGGGCCAGAGCCGATCGGTGAGGGAGCGACGATTCGCATCGGTGAGCATCTGTTCACCGATTACCTGCTTCCCTTCGAGCTGGCGTCTGTGCTGCTTCTGATGGCCATGATCGGGGCCATCGTGCTGGCGCGGCGTGATGTACAAGCAGTTGATCCTGGGACTGGTGAAGCTGTTGACCAAGGCCTGATCGAAAAGGCACGCACTCCTTTGCTGGTGGATCAGCCACCCGCCTGA
- the ndhI gene encoding NAD(P)H-quinone oxidoreductase subunit I, with protein sequence MFGFLKQVGDYTREAVDAARNLTQGLAVTFDHMKRRPVTVQYPYEKLIPSERYRGRIHYEFDKCIACEVCVRVCPINLPVVDWVMNKETKKKELRNYSIDFGVCIFCGNCVEYCPTNCLSMTEEYELAAFDRHSLNFDNVALGRLPTSVTTDPAVQPLRELAYLPAGEVHPHGVDPDRPRAGQRPDQVLASLKTSAGDAAGNEGESATSTTNGKESAE encoded by the coding sequence ATGTTCGGTTTTCTTAAACAGGTTGGTGACTACACCCGCGAAGCCGTTGATGCAGCGCGCAACCTCACGCAAGGCCTGGCTGTCACTTTCGACCACATGAAGCGCCGTCCCGTGACGGTGCAGTACCCCTACGAGAAGCTCATTCCTTCAGAGCGCTACCGCGGACGGATTCACTACGAGTTCGACAAGTGCATCGCCTGTGAGGTCTGTGTTCGGGTCTGTCCCATCAACCTGCCAGTAGTGGATTGGGTGATGAACAAGGAGACCAAGAAGAAGGAATTGCGGAACTACTCCATTGATTTCGGGGTTTGCATCTTTTGTGGCAACTGCGTGGAGTACTGCCCCACCAACTGCCTGTCGATGACCGAGGAGTACGAACTGGCTGCTTTCGATCGCCATAGCCTCAACTTCGACAACGTGGCCCTGGGCCGTTTACCCACCAGCGTGACCACTGATCCGGCCGTACAACCCCTTAGGGAGCTGGCGTATCTTCCGGCAGGTGAAGTCCACCCCCATGGGGTCGATCCGGACCGTCCCCGGGCTGGTCAGAGGCCGGACCAGGTTCTGGCCTCCCTCAAGACGAGCGCTGGTGACGCAGCGGGCAATGAGGGAGAATCGGCCACATCAACCACCAACGGCAAGGAGAGCGCTGAATGA
- the nuoH gene encoding NADH-quinone oxidoreductase subunit NuoH, with protein MSPGLDLEQSFSQTLEGFGLSDQAARLIWLPLPMLLVLVAAVVGVLVTVWLERKISAAVQQRIGPEYAGALGVLQPLADGLKLLVKEDIIPARADGLLFTLGPVLVVVPVILSWLIVPFGQNLLISNVGVGIFLWISLSSVQPIGLLMSGYASNNKYSLLGGLRAAAQSISYEIPLALAVLAVVMMSNSLSTVDIVSQQTGAGILSWNIWRQPVGFLIFWICALAECERLPFDLPEAEEELVAGYQTEYAGMKFALFYLGSYINLVLSALLVSVLYLGGWGFPVPVEWLAGWLGQSVDAPLVQVITGATGIVMTVLKAYLLVFIAILLRWTTPRVRIDQLLDLGWKFLLPLALVNLLVTAALKLAFPIAFGG; from the coding sequence GTGAGTCCTGGTCTGGATCTCGAACAGAGCTTCAGTCAGACCCTTGAGGGCTTCGGACTCTCCGATCAAGCGGCCCGATTGATCTGGCTGCCGCTACCCATGCTGCTGGTGCTTGTGGCAGCAGTGGTTGGTGTGCTGGTCACGGTTTGGTTGGAACGCAAGATCTCTGCTGCTGTTCAGCAGCGCATCGGCCCGGAATATGCGGGAGCCCTCGGCGTTCTTCAGCCCCTGGCTGATGGCCTCAAGCTTTTGGTGAAAGAAGACATCATCCCAGCCAGGGCCGATGGGCTTCTCTTCACGCTTGGCCCCGTGCTGGTTGTGGTGCCGGTGATCCTGTCCTGGTTGATCGTTCCTTTTGGACAGAATCTGCTGATCAGCAATGTGGGCGTTGGCATCTTCTTGTGGATCTCCCTCAGCAGCGTTCAGCCCATCGGTCTGCTGATGAGTGGCTACGCATCCAATAACAAGTACTCCCTCTTGGGTGGACTCAGGGCTGCAGCCCAGTCGATCAGCTACGAAATCCCGCTCGCCCTTGCGGTGCTTGCGGTGGTGATGATGAGCAACTCACTGAGCACCGTTGACATCGTCAGTCAGCAGACGGGGGCTGGAATTCTGAGCTGGAACATCTGGCGCCAACCAGTGGGTTTCCTGATCTTCTGGATCTGTGCCCTGGCTGAGTGTGAACGTCTTCCCTTTGACCTCCCTGAGGCTGAAGAGGAGCTTGTCGCTGGATACCAGACTGAATACGCAGGAATGAAATTCGCCCTGTTTTACCTGGGCAGTTACATCAACCTGGTGCTGTCAGCGCTCCTGGTTTCCGTTCTGTATCTCGGTGGCTGGGGATTTCCGGTTCCTGTGGAATGGCTTGCCGGTTGGCTAGGGCAGTCTGTGGATGCACCGCTCGTTCAGGTGATCACGGGTGCGACAGGCATTGTGATGACTGTGCTGAAGGCCTATCTGCTGGTGTTCATCGCCATCCTGTTGCGCTGGACCACGCCGCGGGTGCGCATCGACCAGCTTTTGGATCTGGGTTGGAAATTTCTGCTTCCCCTGGCCTTGGTGAACCTGCTGGTCACCGCGGCTCTCAAGCTCGCGTTCCCCATCGCTTTCGGTGGGTGA
- a CDS encoding citrate synthase → MSRTEGGEIRHERTGLVFRPGLEGVPATQSSICDIDGQKGLLSYRGYPVDDLASHCSFLETTYLLIWGELPSRQQLRDFEQEVQMHRRVSFRVRDMMKCFPSDGHPMDALQSSAASLGLFYSRRAIDDPQYIYDAVVRLIAKIPTMVAAFQLIRKGQDPIQPRDDLAYSANFLYMLMEREPDPLASRIFDRCLILHAEHSLNASTFSARVTASTLTDPYAVVASAVGTLAGPLHGGANEDVLAMLDEIGTADRAADYLDAAMASKRKVMGFGHREYRVKDPRAVILQELAEELFARFGHDEMYDVARALEAAAERRLGPKGIFPNVDFYSGLVYRKLGIPRDLFTPVFAIARVAGWLAHWREQLGANRIFRPSQIYTGHSMRQWSSLEDRLPSAST, encoded by the coding sequence GTGAGTCGAACCGAGGGGGGCGAAATCCGTCATGAGCGCACCGGTCTGGTGTTCCGTCCTGGGTTGGAAGGGGTTCCGGCGACGCAGTCGTCAATCTGTGATATCGACGGGCAAAAGGGGCTGCTTTCCTATCGCGGCTATCCCGTTGACGATCTCGCTTCTCACTGCAGTTTCTTGGAAACTACGTATTTGCTGATCTGGGGTGAACTGCCCAGTCGTCAGCAGTTGAGGGATTTCGAGCAAGAGGTGCAGATGCACCGAAGGGTGAGCTTCCGCGTGCGCGACATGATGAAGTGTTTTCCATCGGATGGGCATCCGATGGATGCTCTGCAGTCGAGTGCGGCTTCGCTTGGCTTGTTTTATTCCAGGCGTGCCATCGATGACCCCCAATACATCTATGACGCCGTGGTGCGGTTGATCGCCAAGATCCCCACGATGGTCGCCGCCTTTCAGCTGATCCGCAAAGGACAGGATCCGATCCAACCTCGCGATGATCTGGCCTATTCGGCCAACTTCCTCTACATGCTCATGGAGCGTGAACCTGACCCTCTGGCTTCAAGGATCTTTGACCGTTGTCTGATCCTGCATGCGGAACACAGCCTGAACGCCAGTACGTTCAGTGCGAGGGTTACGGCCAGCACACTGACCGATCCCTATGCAGTCGTCGCATCAGCCGTGGGAACCCTGGCAGGACCTCTGCATGGAGGGGCCAATGAAGATGTGCTGGCCATGCTGGATGAGATCGGTACAGCAGACCGTGCAGCTGATTACCTCGATGCAGCCATGGCGAGTAAACGCAAGGTCATGGGTTTCGGGCATCGGGAGTATCGGGTGAAGGACCCCCGTGCCGTGATTCTTCAGGAGCTGGCAGAGGAGCTGTTTGCCCGCTTCGGCCACGACGAAATGTATGACGTGGCCAGGGCTCTTGAAGCAGCTGCTGAACGTCGTCTTGGACCGAAAGGGATTTTCCCCAATGTGGACTTCTACTCCGGTTTGGTTTACCGCAAGCTCGGAATTCCCAGGGATCTGTTCACGCCTGTGTTTGCCATCGCCAGGGTGGCGGGATGGCTAGCCCACTGGCGGGAACAGCTTGGCGCCAACCGCATTTTCCGGCCCTCTCAGATCTACACGGGCCATTCGATGCGTCAGTGGAGCTCGCTTGAAGACCGACTCCCCTCCGCAAGCACCTAA
- a CDS encoding histidine phosphatase family protein yields the protein MPDSVSVDLFLFRHGIAIEREHGQDHPDRPLTTLGVERTLAVANRLQALGYQADQMLCSPYRRAVETADLAVQAGLASAKRIEATLAPGGDPRPLVRSLRGRCLLVGHEPDLSVVAAALIGAAPGGLRLRKAGFCHLSWDALHNDPFGHAELQALLKPRLLLPSSD from the coding sequence ATGCCCGACTCCGTTTCGGTTGATCTCTTCTTGTTCCGTCATGGCATCGCTATTGAACGGGAGCATGGGCAGGACCATCCGGATCGCCCCCTGACGACGCTCGGGGTGGAGCGCACGCTCGCAGTGGCTAATCGCCTTCAGGCTCTTGGTTATCAAGCCGACCAGATGCTCTGTAGTCCTTACAGGCGGGCCGTGGAGACCGCCGATCTGGCCGTTCAGGCGGGTCTGGCTTCGGCGAAGAGGATCGAGGCCACCCTCGCGCCTGGGGGTGATCCCAGACCTCTGGTGAGATCACTTCGTGGTCGATGTCTCCTGGTCGGCCATGAGCCCGATCTGAGCGTGGTCGCCGCTGCACTCATCGGCGCCGCACCCGGGGGGCTGCGATTGCGGAAGGCAGGCTTCTGCCATCTCTCCTGGGATGCCCTTCATAACGATCCCTTCGGACATGCTGAGCTCCAGGCTTTGCTCAAACCGCGACTTCTCCTCCCAAGCTCCGATTAA